From Cellulomonas oligotrophica, a single genomic window includes:
- the rsmG gene encoding 16S rRNA (guanine(527)-N(7))-methyltransferase RsmG — protein sequence MASTNDGIDDVEVDPWIGDPRLETFFGPAWPAVEGFHRMLVTEGELRGLIGPREVPRLWERHLLNSAAVVPFLPQRGVIVDVGSGAGLPGIVAAAMLPEAAVVLLEPMERRVVWLGDVVSATGLANVEIRRGRAQEMDEGVADAVTVRAVASLDKLYRWTAPILRAGGTLVALKGERADDEVLAATRAAKETGMIGAQVRASETIQGVAAARVVTAERGRPGRVR from the coding sequence GTGGCGTCGACGAACGACGGGATCGACGACGTCGAGGTCGATCCTTGGATCGGTGACCCACGGCTCGAGACGTTCTTCGGCCCGGCGTGGCCTGCGGTCGAGGGCTTCCACCGGATGCTGGTCACCGAGGGCGAGCTCCGCGGCCTCATCGGGCCGCGCGAGGTGCCACGCCTCTGGGAGCGGCACCTGCTCAACTCTGCGGCGGTCGTGCCGTTCCTCCCGCAGCGTGGCGTCATCGTCGACGTCGGCTCCGGGGCCGGACTGCCTGGCATCGTCGCCGCGGCCATGCTGCCCGAGGCGGCTGTCGTCCTCCTCGAGCCGATGGAGCGCCGTGTCGTCTGGCTCGGCGACGTGGTGTCCGCCACGGGGCTCGCGAACGTCGAGATCCGGCGCGGACGCGCGCAGGAGATGGACGAGGGCGTGGCCGACGCGGTGACCGTCCGCGCGGTCGCCTCGCTCGACAAGCTCTACCGCTGGACCGCTCCGATCCTCAGGGCCGGCGGGACCCTCGTCGCGCTCAAGGGAGAGCGGGCCGACGACGAGGTGCTCGCCGCGACGCGCGCGGCGAAGGAGACGGGCATGATCGGAGCACAGGTGCGCGCGTCCGAGACGATCCAGGGAGTCGCGGCCGCGCGTGTGGTCACCGCCGAGCGGGGGAGGCCCGGTCGTGTTCGGTAG
- a CDS encoding Jag family protein: MGATQPEVAADVKRLEEEGEIAADYLEELLDIVDVDGDIEIDVEHGRAAVEIVSDESEDRSLRRLVGPHGEVLDALQELTRLAVQARTGERSRLMLDVAGHRAARRTELVAIAEEAIGRVRSEGAPVALRPMNPFERKVVHDAVAAAGLVSDSDGVEPDRHVVIHPA; the protein is encoded by the coding sequence ATGGGTGCGACGCAGCCCGAGGTGGCCGCAGACGTGAAGCGCCTCGAGGAGGAGGGCGAGATCGCCGCCGACTACCTCGAGGAGCTCCTGGACATCGTCGACGTCGACGGTGACATCGAGATCGACGTGGAGCACGGACGGGCCGCGGTCGAGATCGTCTCGGACGAGTCGGAGGACCGCAGCCTGCGGCGCCTCGTCGGCCCGCACGGCGAGGTGCTGGACGCGCTCCAGGAGCTGACGAGGCTCGCGGTCCAGGCCCGCACGGGGGAGCGCAGCCGCCTGATGCTCGACGTCGCCGGTCACCGGGCGGCGCGGCGGACTGAGCTCGTCGCGATCGCCGAGGAGGCGATCGGTCGGGTGCGATCCGAAGGTGCCCCCGTGGCACTGCGTCCCATGAACCCGTTCGAGCGCAAGGTCGTGCACGACGCCGTTGCCGCCGCTGGTCTGGTGAGCGACTCGGACGGCGTCGAGCCCGATCGTCACGTGGTGATCCACCCGGCGTGA